Proteins from one Oncorhynchus tshawytscha isolate Ot180627B linkage group LG16, Otsh_v2.0, whole genome shotgun sequence genomic window:
- the pex2 gene encoding peroxisome biogenesis factor 2 translates to MASTGGAHPPPEGGSGPDPQTPVLRINQLDAFELDSALDQLVWNQFSQCFQHFRPGLLTPVEPELKALLQLLLWRFTVYPNSATVGQSMMNLRYHNTLSLSQRYRALSRRQRLGLALLTVGPRWLMERSHSLLLSLGLGLGGSPPANGGLRLGLRRVLSLITGLTQVANLINFLVFLRKGRHPSLTERILGIRAVFTKPQAVRDAAFQYMNRELLWHGFAEFLIFLLPLVNMRKIKTTMYSLLYPLGVGEGGEEGVREGSAVWKECALCGEWPTMPHMVGCGHVFCYYCVKSHSIADAYLTCPKCGVEVGEAKAVKLQIEITDIHAR, encoded by the exons CTTCTACCGGAGGAGCCCATCCCCCACCAGAGGGAGGTTCAGGTCCAGACCCTCAGACTCCTGTCTTGAGGATCAACCAGCTGGATGCCTTTGAGCTGGACTCTGCTCTGGACCAGCTGGTGTGGAACCAGTTCTCCCAGTGTTTCCAACACTTCCGCCCAGGCCTGCTCACTCCCGTGGAGCCTGAACTCAAGgccctgctccagctccttctctGGAGGTTCACAGTCTACCCCAACAGTGCTACGGTGGGCCAGTCTATGATGAACCTCCGTTACCACAACACTCTGTCACTATCCCAGCGCTACAGGGCCCTGAGCAGGAGACAGAGGCTGGGCCTGGCCCTGCTGACAGTCGGCCCCCGCTGGCTGATGGAGCGATCCCACAGCTTGCTCCTCTccctggggttggggctgggcgGCAGTCCCCCGGCCAATGGAGGTCTGCGTCTGGGACTGCGTCGAGTTCTTTCTTTGATCACCGGCCTTACCCAG GTAGCCAATCTGATCAACTTCCTGGTGTTCCTGAGGAAGGGGCGCCACCCATCTCTGACAGAAAGGATCCTGGGTATCCGTGCGGTGTTCACTAAGCCCCAGGCGGTCCGGGACGCAGCCTTCCAGTACATGAATAGAGAGCTGCTGTGGCACGGCTTCGCTGagttcctcatcttcctcctccctctagtCAACATGAGGAAGATCAAGACAACCATGTATTCACTTCTCTACCCCCTAGGAgtgggtgagggaggggaggagggggtgagagagggctCAGCGGTTTGGAAGGAGTGTGCTCTGTGTGGGGAGTGGCCTACCATGCCTCACATGGTAGGTTGTGGTCATGTGTTCTGTTACTACTGCGTCAAGAGTCACTCCATCGCCGACGCCTACCTGACATGTCCTAAGTGTGGCGTAGAAGTCGGGGAGGCAAAGGCTGTCAAACTGCAGATCGAGATTACTGACATCCACGCTAGATGA